DNA from Aureimonas sp. AU20:
GCATCGGGAACGCTCGCCGCCGGCTGGCTGCGCGATCCCGGCGGCTTTCTGGACGATCTCGAAATCCTCTCCGACAGCGAGGCGCCGGTCGCCTTCGGCACGCGGCTCCATCGCTTTGCGGGCAAGGTGGCGGAGCCGGGCGGGCGCGCCGCGCCGGCCACCGGCTTTCTCGCCTTTCTGCCCGAGGTGCGCGGGCCGCTGCTGCAGCCGCGCTTCCTGCTGCGCCTCGGCTCGGGCGCCCGGCGCGCCCTGACGCCCCCCGTTCAGCCCTTCGACGGCGCGGCGCGGAGGGCGGCGGCGCTGCGCGCCGTGGCGCCCCAGGCCCTGGACGACCGGCTGATGCGCGAGGCGCTGGGGCCGGCGCTGGCCGATCTCCAGGCCGAGGCCTGCGCCGGGGTCGGCGCGCCGATCGTCAAGCCGATCGGCCGGCCCGTCGCCGATCCCGTCGCCACCATCATCGTGCCGCTCTACCGCGTCCTCGACTTCCTGCCCTTCCAGATCGCCGCCTTCGCCTCGGACCCCGTCATCGCCGGACGCTGCGAGATCATCTATGTGCTCGACAGTCCCGATCAGGCCGATGTCGCCGAGCATCTCCTGACCGGGCTGAATCTCGTCTACGGCCTGCCCGTGACGCTCGCCGTCATGGCGCGCAATGGCGGCTATGCGCTGGCCAACAACCGCGCCGCCGCGCTCGCCCGCGCGCCGGTTCTGGCGCTGGTCAATTCCGACGTCGTGCCCGTGCGCCCCGGCTGGCTGGAGGCTCTGGCCGCAAGGCTGGAGGACCCGGCCGTGGTTGCCAGCGGGCCGAAGCTTCTCTTCGAGGACGATTCCATCCAGCATGCCGGGCTCTACTTCGCGCCCGATCATCGCGGCCGCTGGCTGAACCATCACTACTACAAGGGTATGCCGCGCCATTACGCGCCGGCGGGGCGCGAGCGCGCCGTGCCGGGCGTGACGGGCGCCTGCCTCGTGCTGCGCCGCCGCGATTTCGAGGCCGTCGGCGGGTTCACGCAGGACTACGTGATCGGCGACTACGAGGACAGCGACCTCTGCCTCAAGCTGCGCCGGGGCGGCGGCGAAATCCGTTACGTGCCCTCGGCCGAACTCTACCATCTGGAGCGCCGCTCGATGAACGAAAACGCCGACTACACCAAGGGCGTCGCCGCCTTCTACAATTCCTGGCTGCACGAGGGGCGCTGGCGCGCCGACATGGAGGCGCTGATGCACGGGCCCTTCGCTCTCGCCAAGGCCGCCGCCGCATGAGCGCGCTGGCCCAGAGCCCGGCCGGCTCCGCCGTGCCCGTCGAGCCTTCCCTGATCGAGACGATGCCGGAGGATGCGGCGCTGGAAGCGCTTCTCGCCACGATCCGTCGCAACCGCTTCCTGCCCGCGCCGCAGCCCGGCAGCGTCTTCGTGGGCGATGGCGATTATCGACTGATCGGCGCGGAGTTCCTCGGCCATCTCGTGCGGCTCGGCGGACTGCGGCCCGAGGCACGGGTTCTCGACATCGGCTGCGGCATCGGGCGCATCGCCGTGCCGCTGACGCAATATCTCGGTGACGAAGGCTCCTATCTCGGGCTCGACCCCGTGCGCGAGGGCATCGACTGGTGCCGGGCCGAGATCGCCCCGGTCTATCCCGCCTTCCGCTTCCGCCATCTCGACATCGCGCACGAGATCTACAACCCGCAAGGCCTGCTCACCGGCGAGACGCTGGTTCTCCCCGTGGGGGACAGGTCGGTGGATTTCGCCTTCATGGTCTCCGTCGCCACCCATCTGCGCCCGGCCGAGATCGCCCGCTATGCCCGCGAGGCGGCGCGGGTCCTCGCGCCCGGCGGCACGCTCTTCGTCACGCATTTCGAGATGGACGAGGCGGCCCGGCGGTCCTCGGTGCGCGACCCGCGCCGGGGCTTCGTGCGAACGAGCGAGGGGCCGGACTGGCACGCCGACCCCAGCGCGCCGCTGGGCGCCGTCGCCTTCGACGCCGGCTGGCTGCGCGCCTGCCTGCGCTGGGCGGGTCTCGACTGCGTCACCGAGAGCCCCGGCCATTGGCGGGGCGGCGAGGCCGCGCATTATCAGGACATTCTCGTGGCGCGAAAGCCGGACACCCGCTGATGCGCATCCTGGTCCTCGCCCACAACCATCCCGAATTTCACCCCGGCGGCACGGAGATCTTCGCGCACGACCTGTTCAAGGCCTATCAGCGCCAGGGCGCGGAAGCGCTGTTCGTCGCGGCCACCAACGCGCTCCACCGCGAGCCGCGCCCGGGCACGAGCTTCCAGACGGTCGGCCCGTCCGGCGACGAGGTCGTGGTCTGGGCCGGGCATTTCGATCGGTTCTATCTCAGCCAGACCGACAGTTTCGGCACGCTGCAGGACATGGCGCGGCTTCTGGCCGAGTTCAGGCCGGACGTGATCCACCTGCACCATCTCCTGCTGGCCGGGGCGGAGCTGCCCTTCCTCGCCCGCCGGGTTCTGCCGGAGGCGCGCATCGTGTTGACGCTGCACGACTATTACCCGATCTGCCACCATGACGGGCTGATGTTGAAGACCGGCACGCACGAGCCTTGCCGCCGCGCCTCGCCCTCCGCCTGCAAGGGCTGCTTTCCCCAGATCGGGGCGGACCGGTTTCTCCTTCGCGAGCACAAGCTGCGCACGCTGCTCGGCAGCGTCGACCAGTTCGTCGCGCCGAGCCGCTTCCTGCGCGATCGCTATGTCGACTGGGGCCTGCCGGCCGAGCGCATCGTGGTGGTTCCCAACGGCCGGCCCGCAGCGCCTGCCGCGCCCCGCCCAGTGCCTGGCGGACGCGTCACCTTCGGCTATTTCGGCAATCTCAACCCCTGGAAGGGCGTGCCCGTGCTGCTTCGCGCGGCCAGACTCCTGGCGGAGCGCGGCCTCGACTTCACGCTGCGCCTGCATGGCGGGGCGCCGTTCCAGACGCCGGAGTTCCGCGAGCGGCTGGAGGAACTGGCCGAGCCGCTGGGCGACCGGCTGCTGCGCCTCGGCCCCTATGGGCGGGATCGGATGGGCGAGCTGATGGAGCCCGTGGACGCCGTGGTCGTTCCCTCGATCTGGTGGGAAAACGCTCCGCTCGTCATCTCCGAGGCCTTCCAGCACGGCCGGCCGGTGATTGCCAGCGGCATCGGCGGGATGGCCGAGATGGTGCGCGACGGGGTCGACGGGCTCCATGCCCGGCCCAACGATCCGCACGATCTCGCCCGCGCCATGGCGCGGCTGATCGAGGAACCCGGCTTGCTTGCGCAACTCGCCGCCTCCGTCGCGCCGCCGCCGACGATCGACGCGACGGCGGCGGCGCATCTCAAGCTCTTCGCGCCGGCACGCGCAGCCGAAAGGGAATTGGCATGAAGGCGGTCGTCACCACCAGAAACGAGGCGCAGAGCCCCCTCCAGGGCCGCGTCGAAGGGCTGGACCGGCAGTCGCTGCTCGGCTGGGCCTGGCATGCCGAGCGCCCGGCCGAGCGGCTGCGCGTCGAGGCGCTGATCGACGGCGCGGTGGTGGCGAGCGCCACCGCCGACGGCGCGCGGGTGGACCTGCGCCGCAACGGCATCGGAGACGGCTCCCACGCCTTCACCCTGGCGCTGCCCGAGGAGGTGCCGGAAGCGGTGCTGGCCGAAGGGCGGCTGGTGGTGCGGGCTCTGGCGGAGGGCGGCGAGACGCTGCTCCTGCGCATTCCCTCCACCGGCGAGCGCACCGCCGAGGCCGCCGTGGCCGCGCCCGCCGCGCGCATCATGGAGCGGCTCGACGTCATGCTCGCCGCCCAGCGCCAGCTGCATCTGGCGCAGCGCGAGGTGGCGCAGGGGTTTCGCGCCTCCGTGGAAAAGCTCGATGAGGCGGCCGGTGTGGGCCGCGAGATCGGCACGGCGCTCGAAACCGCAAAGCGACTCGACACGGAGATGGGCGAGCGCCTGACACAGACCGAAGGCATCCTGGCGCGCATCGACGAAACGCTGGGCGGCTTCGACGCACGGCTGCGGGCCATGGAGCGCGTCGGCCGCGACGAGGGGCGCGCCGCGCTTCTGCTTCTGGCGGTTCTGTCCGGCACGGTGATGGGCGCCGTTCTCACCTTCGTGGCGAGTTAGAGATGGCCCCCGCCAGCCCCGCTCCCAAGCCCGCCGCGCCCGCCATGCGCCAGGCCGGCACGCTCGAACTCCTCGCCGATCTCGGCGGGGGCGCGCTCTTCGTCGGCGGCTGGTGCGACGCGGCGCCCGCACCCGGCGCGGGAGCCCTGTTGCTGCTGCGCGAGGAGGCCGGCACACGGGTGCTTCCCGGTCGCTTCCACGCCGGCTGGCGCGACCGGCCCGACACAGGCCCCGCCACCGGCTTCTACGGCATCGTGGATTGCGGCGAGGTGCCCGATCCCGGCGCTATCGAAGGGCTGCTCTTTCCCGCCGAGGCCGGCCCCTCCGCCCTTCTGCCACGCTACGCCAGCGCGCAGCTCTTGAGTGAAGGCACCGCCGTCAATCTCCTGCGCGAGATCCTGGACGCGGGCCGCGCGGGCGAGGCGCGGGCGCGGCTGGGGCGCGCGGCGAGCCGGTTCGACGGCACCGACACGCTCGCGCGCTCCCCCCTGCCGGTGCGCGTCGGCATCGACGAATGCGCTCGCCTCGGGGCCGCCGGGCTTTATCTCAGCGGCTGGCTCTTCGACCCCGAGCGGCTGGTGGCGTCGGTTCACCTTTGCGAGGGCGAGGCGCGCCGCCGGCTCGACGGGGACTGGGCGATCCTGCCGCGACCCGACGCGGCCGAGGCGCTGGGCGACGAGCCCCGCCTTGCCGCCTATGGCGCGCCGGGCGCGGTTCATGGCTTCGTCGCGCTGGTGCCGGAGCCCGGCGCCGGCGGCGACGAGTTGCATCTGACGCTGGACATGGCCGGCGCGCCGCCGCTGCATGTGCCGCTCGTCGTGCGGCCGGGGCGGGCGGTGCCGCTTCTGCGGGCGGCGCTGCGCCGGCTCGACCCCGACCTGCCCGCCTCGCTCGACGTAGTGGATCGCCAGGTCGCCCCCGCGCTTGCGCGGCTGCCCGGCGCGGTGCCGAGGCTGATCGGCATGCGCGGCGGCGAGGCGGCGCCGGAAGCCTTGGCGACGCTCGTCATCGGCTGCGCGGGCGATGCGGAGGGCGTGGCGCCGCTTCTGGCGCTGCTGGCAGCGGACGATCCGGCGCTGGCGCTGCTGCCCATTCTCGTCTGCGGCGAGGCGCGCGATCTCGGCGTCCAGGCCGGCGACATCGAGCGCGCGAGCGCCTTCTACGGGCTGAACCTGCGCCTCGTCTTCGCCAGCGATCTGGAGGACGCGACCGACGCGCTGATGGCCGGCGCGCAATGGGCCGAGACCGAACTCGTGTGCCTCCTCACCCCCCGCGTCGTGCCGGCGACACCGCGCTGGCTCTCGGTGCTCATCGCGGCTCGCGCGGCGGCCGGGGCGGAAGCCGTGCTGCCGGCGCTGGACGATGCGGAGCCCGGCATCACCATTCCCGCC
Protein-coding regions in this window:
- a CDS encoding glycosyltransferase — its product is MTDGAPRFLRLGHDLALLVWRGKGAPATRPVLRDETGAPPAPLSALALAGGEGGTRFVWALPSLVAQNATLALDTGGTTIALERFDAAAAPIADATLFDGLAPAARTRLVAALLSDWPRLFRLARAPTYLAAIRALLRAPDGAAGEARALVGTEGDAVIECALPPRFGAVRAATLVSRAGLVSLVPDTLPGERGPRRLLLPRPALAPGEAECLLALRGEGGFVLRRWREPRRVPGLRAWWEQTEGRDPGLRQALIAALSRRSPASRAACTEFQLRCPLTARAERGGGTLPAAEIQIALAGASGTLAAGWLRDPGGFLDDLEILSDSEAPVAFGTRLHRFAGKVAEPGGRAAPATGFLAFLPEVRGPLLQPRFLLRLGSGARRALTPPVQPFDGAARRAAALRAVAPQALDDRLMREALGPALADLQAEACAGVGAPIVKPIGRPVADPVATIIVPLYRVLDFLPFQIAAFASDPVIAGRCEIIYVLDSPDQADVAEHLLTGLNLVYGLPVTLAVMARNGGYALANNRAAALARAPVLALVNSDVVPVRPGWLEALAARLEDPAVVASGPKLLFEDDSIQHAGLYFAPDHRGRWLNHHYYKGMPRHYAPAGRERAVPGVTGACLVLRRRDFEAVGGFTQDYVIGDYEDSDLCLKLRRGGGEIRYVPSAELYHLERRSMNENADYTKGVAAFYNSWLHEGRWRADMEALMHGPFALAKAAAA
- a CDS encoding class I SAM-dependent methyltransferase; its protein translation is MSALAQSPAGSAVPVEPSLIETMPEDAALEALLATIRRNRFLPAPQPGSVFVGDGDYRLIGAEFLGHLVRLGGLRPEARVLDIGCGIGRIAVPLTQYLGDEGSYLGLDPVREGIDWCRAEIAPVYPAFRFRHLDIAHEIYNPQGLLTGETLVLPVGDRSVDFAFMVSVATHLRPAEIARYAREAARVLAPGGTLFVTHFEMDEAARRSSVRDPRRGFVRTSEGPDWHADPSAPLGAVAFDAGWLRACLRWAGLDCVTESPGHWRGGEAAHYQDILVARKPDTR
- a CDS encoding glycosyltransferase family 4 protein; the encoded protein is MRILVLAHNHPEFHPGGTEIFAHDLFKAYQRQGAEALFVAATNALHREPRPGTSFQTVGPSGDEVVVWAGHFDRFYLSQTDSFGTLQDMARLLAEFRPDVIHLHHLLLAGAELPFLARRVLPEARIVLTLHDYYPICHHDGLMLKTGTHEPCRRASPSACKGCFPQIGADRFLLREHKLRTLLGSVDQFVAPSRFLRDRYVDWGLPAERIVVVPNGRPAAPAAPRPVPGGRVTFGYFGNLNPWKGVPVLLRAARLLAERGLDFTLRLHGGAPFQTPEFRERLEELAEPLGDRLLRLGPYGRDRMGELMEPVDAVVVPSIWWENAPLVISEAFQHGRPVIASGIGGMAEMVRDGVDGLHARPNDPHDLARAMARLIEEPGLLAQLAASVAPPPTIDATAAAHLKLFAPARAAERELA